The Paenibacillus sp. RUD330 genome has a segment encoding these proteins:
- a CDS encoding HAMP domain-containing histidine kinase — protein MSIKLKLSALISSVVVLILALNLLVFSLYSTGQQEKAVEQQIRTAADQIRFSMTPTLRTAYYLDAAVSERMRVASIAAIGLLGPRLADVSQATLLESAAKLNLSSLSLVQREYGGKITIKASSDSDLQGKTIGSGSLNGKVVSDLVSSRYAYVDRGTSLQNYWCDSLFYSESGYKSKLSFYYDGTADYVLRISYNVQPMVDKLTPIQDNSNIDDMILDSPGLVEITGINADLVPGSDSGQPSELRQGFPDNAMEFGSYRYVDRENDYALMEQASQTGLPVYNKTELLGKKLLRGYIPFNVDSIRSYVVIVSLDTSLYGESLNKQFFLLLAISLTLLIVAISASYLISGVALRKLKLVIRRVNAVAKGDFNKPIRLSSNDEIGELAQSVNLMASNMSAYTSRLKESAEELRHTKEHLESLVSHTKDAIHTYGLDGRLMSANRAFETMLGWSEQELMDANSPASFPPANEEEIRRMIASVLDGVAYIDAESTLETKFGARIDVSTTASPIRDHDGSIVAVSCISRNVTNRKHTEELLRRTEKLSVVGQLAAGVAHEIRNPLTTLRGFVQMQMEGKELSPYFLSIMLSELDRINFIVSEFLVLSKPQANHYHKQRIAPMLEDMALLLEPEANLSGVGIELDLDSGIAPILCEPNQMKQVFVNVIKNGIESMAETGGVLKIGLHRDEAGYAVVTVEDQGSGISEEDLLRLGEPFFTSKEGGNGLGLMVSQRIVSNHKGAFVIRSRVGQGTVVRISLPVLSE, from the coding sequence CTCCCTGTATTCGACCGGGCAGCAGGAAAAAGCGGTCGAGCAGCAGATCCGTACGGCCGCCGATCAGATCCGCTTCTCCATGACGCCGACGCTGCGGACGGCTTATTACCTCGATGCCGCCGTCTCGGAGCGGATGCGTGTCGCATCTATTGCCGCCATCGGCCTGCTCGGACCCCGCCTCGCCGACGTCTCCCAAGCGACCCTGCTGGAAAGCGCGGCCAAGCTCAACCTGAGCTCCCTGTCGCTCGTCCAGCGCGAATACGGCGGCAAGATTACGATCAAGGCCTCGTCCGATTCCGATCTGCAGGGCAAGACGATCGGCTCCGGCAGCCTCAACGGCAAGGTCGTCAGCGACCTGGTCAGCAGCAGATACGCGTATGTCGACCGGGGAACGAGCCTCCAGAATTACTGGTGCGACTCGCTCTTCTATTCCGAGAGCGGCTACAAGTCCAAGCTGAGCTTCTATTACGACGGAACCGCCGACTACGTCCTGCGGATCTCCTACAACGTGCAGCCGATGGTCGACAAGCTGACTCCGATCCAGGACAACAGCAACATCGACGACATGATCCTCGATTCGCCGGGTCTGGTCGAAATCACAGGCATCAATGCGGATCTGGTGCCCGGTTCGGACAGCGGCCAGCCTTCCGAGCTGCGGCAAGGATTTCCGGACAACGCCATGGAGTTCGGATCGTACCGGTACGTCGATAGAGAGAACGATTATGCCTTGATGGAACAGGCCAGCCAGACAGGCCTGCCGGTGTACAACAAGACCGAGCTGCTCGGCAAAAAGCTGCTGAGGGGCTACATCCCCTTCAACGTAGACTCGATCCGCAGCTACGTCGTCATCGTTTCCCTGGACACCTCCTTGTACGGCGAGTCGCTCAACAAGCAGTTCTTCCTGCTGCTCGCCATATCGCTCACGCTGCTGATCGTCGCCATATCGGCCAGCTACCTGATTTCCGGCGTCGCCTTGCGGAAGCTGAAGCTCGTCATCCGAAGGGTGAACGCGGTGGCCAAGGGAGACTTCAACAAGCCGATCCGCCTCAGCAGCAACGACGAGATCGGCGAGCTGGCTCAAAGCGTCAACCTCATGGCGTCCAATATGAGCGCGTATACGAGCAGGCTGAAGGAGTCGGCGGAGGAGCTTCGCCACACGAAGGAGCATCTGGAATCGCTCGTCAGCCATACGAAGGACGCCATCCATACGTACGGCCTCGACGGGCGGCTCATGAGCGCCAACCGCGCCTTCGAGACGATGCTCGGGTGGTCGGAGCAGGAGCTGATGGATGCGAATTCTCCAGCCTCTTTCCCGCCCGCCAACGAGGAGGAAATCCGCCGAATGATCGCAAGCGTGCTGGACGGGGTCGCCTATATCGACGCGGAGTCCACGCTCGAGACCAAATTCGGAGCCCGCATCGACGTGAGCACGACGGCTTCCCCGATTCGAGACCATGACGGGTCGATCGTGGCGGTATCCTGCATTTCCCGCAACGTGACGAACCGCAAGCATACCGAAGAGCTGCTGCGCCGGACGGAGAAGCTCTCCGTCGTCGGACAGCTGGCCGCCGGCGTCGCCCACGAGATCCGCAATCCGCTGACGACGCTGCGGGGCTTCGTGCAGATGCAGATGGAGGGCAAGGAGCTGAGTCCGTACTTCCTGTCGATCATGCTCTCGGAGCTGGACCGGATCAACTTCATCGTGAGCGAGTTTCTGGTGCTGTCCAAGCCCCAGGCCAATCATTACCACAAGCAGCGCATCGCGCCGATGCTGGAGGATATGGCGCTGCTTCTGGAGCCGGAAGCCAATCTGTCCGGAGTCGGAATCGAGCTCGATCTGGACAGCGGCATCGCCCCGATCCTATGCGAGCCGAACCAGATGAAGCAGGTATTCGTCAACGTCATCAAAAACGGCATCGAGTCCATGGCGGAGACGGGCGGCGTGCTGAAAATCGGCCTGCATCGGGACGAAGCGGGATATGCCGTCGTCACGGTCGAGGACCAGGGAAGCGGTATTTCCGAGGAAGACCTGCTTCGCCTGGGCGAGCCGTTCTTCACCAGCAAAGAGGGCGGCAACGGCCTCGGGCTCATGGTCAGCCAGCGCATCGTCAGCAATCACAAAGGCGCTTTCGTCATCCGCAGCCGCGTCGGCCAAGGAACTGTCGTCCGCATCAGCCTGCCCGTCCTCTCCGAATGA